The nucleotide window GCTACGAAAGGTTGGTCTATTTGGTAGATTAAATGGGAAAATATGGGAAGGAAAGGTAACATGACTTTTTTCATTATAATGTTGTAAACCAATATAGAGGGTGGTTGTCATTATATGGTGCatattctaggccagcaaatcaatgacatgttagtggaaagaagtatttgatagagttgggctcaagcaactaatacacttagattcaaagcacaatattggctaggattacattataggtggaaagagcaaaaactacaacacaagtacgcCTCCTAATgcgagggtttacaaaagagtgaattaggatccactccctTTAGGCGAAACTACAATACATTTCGTAAATCTGGAATTACATAAAAGATTACACGgcgtcgaacactaaattacaccgggatttaaagttacatggttaagagcagcCTAGTATAACCAAGGCTTACTccagaagtcgggatagacgagggcaatggagaaacaacaagataatgattattcAAAACATGACGTATGGCCAATAGGTGggcacatttaatgcctctccttTACATGTAGAGATTTTTCACATGCGCAGAGACGCCCGCTCCTCCTACAACTTCGCATGTCTACCGAGGCTTAGCTTGCCAAGCACAACCAGCAGACACATTTATATATGTCCCGTGGTTGCCTGCTTTTATGTTGTGAGAAGGCTACTGTTTACTTAGTCGTGGCATTGAAACACCATCGAAAATATAATCTAAGAGCAACCATAATGTTGCAGAAAAGTAGTACATAGACATTAGAATAGTCTACTAGCTAGCTGAAATATTGTAGACTTTGTATGTATCAGTATGTCTTTGGTTACATGACACACGGCAGGTAAGTTAATGCACTTATAGAATGTCCCTAGGTACACGTGAATTTTTTAGAGTACTGCCACCGGGTGCCAGCGGGTGTGCTAGTCCTTGTCGCCATAGGCAAGCGTGCTTGCCCAAAATTATGCTGATGATGCTTAGGCTCCAAGCGTTCTGTGGTCAAGTTGTTTGTTAACATGGTAATAGAGTTTGATTAGGAGACACTCCTCATTCAATATGGAATACATGTCATCACAAACGCGCACCACATGTATATATCTGAAGGTGGCAAACAGGAGCGGGTACATATGCGAGCTTACACATAGCCAATGTACACACAAACTACTACAGGGATGAACTACAATGAGGGCTTCTCCAGTGGGGATAGAAAAGTGACTCATCATCCAACGTGGAGGCTGGAAAAATCGACCGACTGGACTATACGACTCAcacagaagagagagaaaaatcgaCTCACGTTTCAGGGTTGGCTCCTCCTAAATAAACAAAGAATTCTTCCCACCTGTAAGAGCCAAAAGCGGAGACGGAGCGGCGGCGCCGAAGCCGAGTCGAGCGGGGGCAAGTGACTCAGGCGGCGACGGCAGGCGACGAGTCaaacggcggcagcggcggcggccaatgagttgaacggcggcggcggcaatttGCATCGTCTCCACACAGAGGGAGCCCGGCCGTCCAATGCGGCGGCGGCTGCCATTTTGTACGCAAGCCCTGGCAGCGGCAACGTACGCGAACTGCAAGAACGGGTGAGCAGTTGAGATGCGCCGGCTTGGACGAACCTCGGTCCCAACCCCAACCACCGACGCGCGTTAGATTCCCGCGCATGTGGCCGCGTCAGACCCGTTGCCCGCGCATGCGTCCGCGCGCCAGGTGTGGGTTGTGCTACGTACAGTATCCATCAGCATGCCTGGGGTTGAGATAGAAAACATGTGGAGCCCACTTGCGTGCAAAGGAATCTTTTTAACGTTCAAACTTTAAAATACGATTTTTTTTCAAACCATAAGTCCAAATTATATGCCGTTTGTACTATGTTGTTGGAAATAATTTTCTGAACAAAATAAGATCCATAATGTTTATATTCTGACAAAGTTACAAAATGACATTTTTTAACCAAACACAacagaaaatagaaaaccaaaaAAACACTCACGCACGCCACACCTAGCTGACGCATGCATGCACTGGCCCCGCACTCTTGCTTTGCACGCTGTGTGCATGGCTGGCTGTTGCGCCTGCACCACTGGCCGCGTACTGCATACACCGTTgtctgctactgctgctactcAGTTAAGCAATAGGATGGAAGAAACAAAGGTCACGTTATTTATCGTTTTTTAATTTATCGTGGGGCCTGTGGTACTGCTGGGCTAGGAGTTGACTCATAGGCTGAGTTAACGTGGCTGCCTTTATCTGAGATGGGTCGACTCACCACTACGGGTGCCCCTGAGGCCATAGCTACTAATTCCTCGTATATGAACTACAAGAAGGACACATGGAGACACTAGGAGGGTTGGGAGGGGTGCGATGAAGCAATGGATGGCACATGCTTATATAGGCAAGAGTTAGAGGAGGAACGGGCGCCTCTGCATGCATGGGTGCAGATGCAAGTATGGTAGCCGTATTAATGACAaccaaccccaaccaccgaccaCCTCGGCAGCAACATGCACACAACCCAAGACGtctcttagatgcatggatgcatgtgtaagtataaatgttcctgcatggtcggtgaattatttttatctgatggtaagaaggagaggcattaaatgtgtctaCCTGGCCgacttgtttttatctgatggtagcatagaggggaggcattaaatgtgtccagctgctttcgacccaccctgcgtaggtgaagatatcgagtgctttcaaatTTACTGAGTGAATTTCTGGATAGCTTAGGGAGGCACTCGTGCATGCATGGAAATTTACTGCCTAGTATCTATTAATAGTAAATTCGTTAATGTAGAGGAAGAAGGCACATGCGATGTTAATTCCTCATGTCATAGTAACTTTTTTTTATGTAAAGGACACATGAAAGCACAGTAATATAAATCTCCATACCGTAGTAACTTTTTACATGCAAAATACACCTACAgggaagcaagcaagcaagacCCCAGCATGCATGCAAAGTACACAAACAGATAGCTCATGCATGCAAAGCAAGCAAGGCCCCAGCAACATGCACGCATGCGTACTCGCATGCGTGCCGACCACCATACTAATTAGGCATCGGCCATGCATGTCGAGAATCCACCGTCCCCTGCTATGCGCTACCGTCCATTTGCGTGCCGCGTACAATCACCAGGAAAGCCCTACTTCATTGAATGCATCCACTTGCTTCATCTATCCACTGCCGAATGCACCGAGGAAGGCCGGTGTTGTGACATGCTTCATCTAAATCGTGGAATTTAtatctaacgcaccaactaaaTAGAACATATGTGGACACCCTGTAAGGCCACCGATTCGGCGTGCCTTTATATCTCTAATTTACGAGCCTCATGTCATGTGATTCATAGGGATATGGATATTGAGGAAGACTCTGGAATTGTATAGACCCATACTCCAGCAGTAGTATACATAGAAAGGTGAGTGGAAATAGACACAAGTGAGAAAATTGGGCCCGGCGACAGTTCACAAAGTTGATTGACCAAATAGTTTAGGGTTTTACAAAAAAAACATAGATGTTACATCTATGTGTAGTATGTATGTAGAAATTCAATAAAAACATGTTCATTGAAAATAAATGTGAATAAGGGAGACTCGTAAAAGGCCCAGTGAGACCAGACGAGCCCAATTATAAATTGTAAAACGTCTCGTCGTCCTGGAATCTGTTCTCCGTAGGTAGTTTTCCCCTCTGCTTGGGTGGTTGGACACCACTGTGGCTTTTGTGAGATCTTGCGGCACCTTGTGTCTCAAAATTACTAGTACTAGTGGTAAGTAAAAGCAACACTGCATTAGCAGTAGTTTAATTAATTCGTCTACAGATAGCCCAATTGCTATCCTGTCCGCGAGTGAGACCAAACAAATCTGCTGCCCGTTCATACTCACCACTCAACAGAGACCGTGGAATAAAATAAGCAGCCTATCACGTTGTTCCTTGTGTACTCCTGCAGCAATCTCCTGCTACGCCACCACGCCCACGACGCGCACACGGCGGCCGGCCAGCACATTCCTTGGGGTGAAAGGACAATCTAGCTTGCCACACTTCCCAAATCCCAGCACGCATGTATGTCCCTAGCTTCACACTGACATCACCCCACTCTATCCCTATCTCGTCCGATCGTCCCGACCAGCAGCAGGACCACAGGCCATCGGTTATAAAACCGATCGATCCCATATACCCTTTACCCCATCCAGCATCCAGCAAGGCCATTCATAGCCACCAGCAGCAAGGGAGTGAAGAAAGGGTGGCCCCCTAGCCTGCTTGCTAGCCATAATACGCAGAGAGAAGCACGAGCACAGCTGCACTCCAAAGGAGCAACCGAGCAATCCCTCTCACAAATCACAATGGCCGCCATTCCTTCTTCTCCGTTGCATCCACTCGccatcgtcgtcgttgtcgtcgcCGCCATGCTCATCCTCCTCCCCTCCGCGTCCCTTGCCGGCGATGCCGACCTGCTCCAGGACATCTGCGTCGCGGACCTCACGTCCAGTGAGTACCACGCGCGCAACCTACCTCATTTCTTGCTTTTCCAGTTACTTCTTGGTATATAAACCAGTGCTAACTTGAGTACATACGTGCAATGTACGTGCAGCCGTGAAGGTGAACGGGTTCGCCTGCAAGGCGACCGTAACGTCAGACGACTTCTACTTCAGAggcctcgccgtcgccggcaACACCAGCGTCACCCCCTACGGCTCCGTGGTCACCGCGGCCAACGTGGTCCAGGTGCCCGGCCTGAACACGCTGGGAGTCTCCCTCTCCCGGATCGACTACACGCCGGGCGGGGTGAACCCGCCGCACACGCACCCGCGCGCCACGGAGATGATCTTCGTCCTCCAGGGCACGCTGGACGTGGGCTTCGTCACCGCGGCCGGCAACCGGCTCGTCGCCAAGACCCTGGCGGCCGGGGACGTGTTCGTGTTCCCGCGTGGGCTGGTTCACTTCCAACGGAACGCCGGggacgcgcccgccgccgtcgtcgcggcGTTCAACAGCCAGCTGCCTGGGACGCAGTCGCTCGCCGCGGCGGTGTTCGCGGCCGAGCCTGAGGTGCCTGACGCCGTGCTGACGAAGGCGTTCCAGGTTGGTACCAAGGAGGTAGAGAAGATTAAGTCTAGGCTTGCACCCAAAAAGAGCTGAAGATTGTGTACTTCCGATGATCCTTTTTTTCTGATTATGACTTGGCTGGTTTCCCTGTATCTCCACTAATAATTCAGTCACTCTGCATTTGTTCATCATTCCCAATTCAGTCATTTGACGACTGATTAATTATGGTGACAGTGTTTGTTATGTATGATCCTTCAGCTCCTGCCTTTTATCGATCGATTCCTCGCT belongs to Miscanthus floridulus cultivar M001 chromosome 4, ASM1932011v1, whole genome shotgun sequence and includes:
- the LOC136550995 gene encoding germin-like protein 5-1; this translates as MAAIPSSPLHPLAIVVVVVAAMLILLPSASLAGDADLLQDICVADLTSTVKVNGFACKATVTSDDFYFRGLAVAGNTSVTPYGSVVTAANVVQVPGLNTLGVSLSRIDYTPGGVNPPHTHPRATEMIFVLQGTLDVGFVTAAGNRLVAKTLAAGDVFVFPRGLVHFQRNAGDAPAAVVAAFNSQLPGTQSLAAAVFAAEPEVPDAVLTKAFQVGTKEVEKIKSRLAPKKS